The region TGAATTGGGATAAAAAGCTTAACTTTTATATTTCTGATACTTTTTCAAGGGTTTTGATGATTGTCTCTTATGTACTACATGAATTTGCTAAAAGAAAGTATTACCTTTAAGGATTAGCCGTGCTAACTATCCTTCACTTTAACCATTTATTTTCTGATAACGATTCTAATTCTTTAGGTCTCAAAATCCACATCCAAACATCCCCTGATATCACATGAATTATGATTAATCACCTCAGATTGGGGATTGTTCATCATAGACTAGAGTATCGTATTGATTACCATGTTTGCACTTCTTATAGCTTATTGATTTGGGTATCAGTATCACTTTAAATTATGCTCTATTACTTTGATTTAGGTATAAAATGATCGGTTTGACTTTTGAAAGTGATTTTATATACAAAAGTATTCAAATAGTTACTTTAATTGGTTTTCTCTAATGTGCTCGATTATAAATGTATGATTTACTTGATTTAGTCATCTCTTGAAATGTCCATGTCTATAATAGTTCTTGTTTCTCCTTAGAAAATGCAACTTTAAGGTTCAAAAGATTTAAATTGAAGTTAAAGATGAATTCATTTTTTTTAGAGAAATAGTTCTTGTTTCTCCTTAGAAAATGCAACTTTAAGGTTCAAAAGATTTAAATTGAAGTTAAAGATGAATTCATTTTTTTTAGAGAAATAGTTCTTGTTTCTCCTTAGAAAATGCAACTTTAAGGTTCGAAAGATTTAAATTGAAGTTAAAGATGAATTCATTTTTTTAGAGAAATGTTGATGAGGCCTTGAAAAAGCTCAAGGCACAAGGAATTGAAGTGCTTGGATTGGTATGCCATGTTTCTAATGCACAACAGAGAAAGAATCTCATTGACCAGACTGTTCAGGTAAGGATCATCTTTGACctttattcttatatatatatatatatatatatatatatatatatatatatatatatatatatatatatatatatatgtgtgtgtgtgtgtgtgtgtgtgtgtgtgtgttttcagtTTCCCTTTTCAAGTTGATTATTTAGGTTTATGTAATGAGTAATCCTACTAATGGTTTTGCAGAAATATGGGAAGATAGATGTGATAGTGTCAAATGCTGCAGCTAATCCCTCTATTGATGCCATTCTCAAAACTCAAGAAGCAGCCCTTGACAAACTTTGGGAAATCAATGTTAAAACATCTATATTACTTCTTAAGGTAAATCTTcatatcaaaaatatttttctaggAACTAGGGTCAAAAAGGGTATCTTTGTCTTTTTATGGCCCATTTCTCACGCATTACATAACAGTATAACAAAACACGTTGTACTGCATTTGAGTGGGACTGCAGAGTCTGAGAAACTGATGTCAATGGGACAAAGACTTTGCTCTCGATCTTTCTTTGTGaaaaagacatgaatgcccttaGTATCATCAAATTGAgtaataaagttttttttttttttttttttttgaacaggaTGCATCCCCTCACTTGAGAGAAGGTTCATCGATTGTTTTCATTTCCTCAATCAGTGCTTTCCAACCTCCAGCTGGCTTGGCTATGTATGGTGTCACCAAGACAGCTCTTCTTGGCCTTACCAAGGTatcaacatacatacatacatacatacatacatacatacatacatacatacatcaaatctttctttctcactataattatttttgtttttttaggcTCTTGCAAATGAGATGGCCCCACATACTCGTGTGAACTGTGTAGCTCCGGGATTTGTTCCCACACACTTTGCTGAATATATTACCAGCAATGAAGCCATGGTAAGTCACTCAAACTTTGTAACCCTTTTGAAAGATGACAATAATTGCAAAAAGAATGACTTAATAGAGAAAGTCAGAGAAAAGAGGCTTTCTTCATAAACATAAAGTCCTAAACTGaaaaaaggaaaaaggaaaagagcATTGATTGTGTAGGCTAGTTGTTGATGGCATGAATTTCATGTTGTTGATGACAGAGAAAGAGCTTGGAAGAACAGACATTGCTAAAGAGGCTGGGGACGACGGAAGACATGGCGGCAGCCACCGCTTTCTTGGCGTCAGATGATGCTTCGTATATTACCGGTGAGACCATTGTGGTTGCTGGAGGAATGCCTTCCAGGTTATAAAAGTttggataataataataataataataaaaggttTTGTTTTGTGTAGCCAAGTTGATGTTAAGATATTGGATTTGTGTTACTATTAGTTTCTTATACTAACTTCTATCCTTACATTTTCTTTGAAACGATACAACAAGTTTGACAAATccatgtttttataatttgctTCAACTCACAACCTAAAATCCtcataataaacactaaagggtTTGTGGTCTAATTTTGTTTAAATTAATGGACACATTTGTTTACAAGAAATAGTAAACATATTCTacaatgtattttattttttaacatgTGGTAAAAAAAGGAACTTGCATTTTCATCATCATCTATAGCAACGTGCTTATATTGTTTTACTAATAGTACCAAAGTATGTAGTTGCACTGTacttatattttcttttaaacatATTGACAAAATACTTATAGTTccttaccctatatatatatatatatatatatatatatatatatatatatatatatatattttgttacaGAGaagaaaaatatgtataaaaaaaaaaaaaaaaatagagcaCACTCTTCGTGTCGGTGGCAAAATGCAAGTGTATTGCTACTGTTAGTAAGGAATATAAATAATATAGGTATGTTATTCTAGATAAAACTAAAGTAAATTGCTGTTATTAGTAAAGAAAGGTAAACATGATGCTCCTATGGATAAAAAGAAATACATATTTGCCTGCTTTGGGAGCTTGTAAATCGTAAATACTGGCATATACGAACCTGACTACAAGTGTCAAGCATTTTAGGATACAAATACGACACTAAATGTTCATTCAACTTTGATGCTTTCACAATAATTATTAGAATCACAAAGCCTGTTTCAACAATATATAATGTTGTAATTGTAAATCTTGAAGATACTACTTGAGAAATTCAAAAAGCCAAAATGCATCTCTCATTTACATAAAGATCATACCAATAATGAGCAAGTGTTCAAAGAGAGAGTCTATTTGACAAGAACCATCGTCCATGAACATAAATTTAGATAGTATATGATAACATCTAGATGGGCACACATTTTTTATGGTTTAGGACACATATTGGCGGGAATGGTGGACCAAACAAATATCCAATGTTGTATCTTCTATTGAAATTTGCATTGATTTTACCTGTTGCAACGTTCATCATGGAACCGGCAAACAATGAAGATAGTAAACAGTTTGCACAATAATTATGTAACTTTTTGTTTTCATTTAACTAATTACAAAAGATTTAATAGAACAATAATAattctaataataataaaaagaataaTGACATTACCTTAAAAATCAAAATAGTCTTGGAGGGACTAAAAAAGAGATTTTGGAAACTTTAAATGTAAATAATCTTATTTGAGGGACCAATAATGTCGATGTGGATAATATAAGGGATCAAAGAAGTAAATTATgggtggtttttttttttttttttaaacgacaAATCTAACTTACTCCTAAACTACACCATAAATTCACCTATGTCCACGATGGGAATTTGGATGATTTTTTATCTCTTGATTCCTAACCCCCATGAATTTGAAGAGAATAGGAGGTTGAATTTGAAGAGAATAGGAGGTTGTTGGCCATTCCTTTGCACCTCGGCCCAAGAGTCAGTTTTCCTTAAGCTCTTAGATTACTTTCATTCACAACCAAAATCAATCTATCTATTAAAACATTAATTTTCTCTTTTCCACATattaaaaaatcgaatttttctcTTTTCCACGTATACAATCCAACTAAACCCAACTTTCATACTCATTAGCAAACGAACCCAAACTAAACTATTatattaattatgattaattttattatattatacaaGCTACATATTATGTTTTATTCAATTTAtaacctaattttttttattattttttaagatTATATAGACAGTACAAAAAAATTCTTAAAATATATCAATATTGGTCTTTATTTGTAGATaaaattattttatgtattttagtatattttgttattatttttaataaaagtaaaataaaattaattataaaataatgttTAACTAAAAAGaattataaacaaataaaaacagaaaaaaaatggCAACTGATGGTTGGTGCATCAACGTCGGCGGTGAGTTTTAagttttttcttttccttttttaattttcttttaattttcagTCCAACCAACTAAAACAATTGGTCACCAATAGGAGTAGCCTTATACCCCATTTTTGTTTGTACGTATTTAACCCTTgcttattgtgtgtgtgtgtgtgtgtttagagAGGCAAAAGAAAGGGAAGAACCGAGAGAGAAGAAAGTGGGAAAGAAGAGAGAATGAAGGAAACAAGAGAGAAATCGAGTTGTGTGTTGTTAGAGAAGAGGAACTAAGTTTGAGGCTACCTTTTTTGGTTGTTTGTAAGTCTTTCTTAATCACTTCCTTGTAGCCACCATACCACCGCCACCCCTTTAGTTGTTGTTGTAGTGAGTTCATTGTCCAGACTATATGCGTTGGTTAAGTGAAAGCTTTGTTAAATGAAAGCTCAACCCTAATCATTAAGCTTATGATTTTATGTACTTAGAtacatgtaacacccaaaatcagaaaggttaagaaaggaaaggaaaaccataagttaaaggggggtcgactcgtcgagtccagggaggaactcggcgagtcggagcgggatccgggtgtagagtaagtggccgactcggcgagtcggcaagtggactcggcaagtctagtcTAGGTTGGGAAACCCAAATTCCgagacttggtaccctatttaagcatctcattctcttccctagggctcatttacggcccctatagtccagaacccgaAACCCTAGCCATCCAATCTCATTCTTGAGCTAGTTTCTTGCCTTGTGAGTGAATTGCAAGCTTTGAAGAAGTAGAAGAAGGAAAAGGAGTTGGGAGGTCCAAGAAGAAGCTTGTTGGTCCAGGATTAGCTCCTCAacctcatcattttctggtaataaagCTCTCATCTTGATTATTGtacttctagatctagtttgccCCCAAATGGATGGTTTTGAGCTCAAAAACCATAGATTCGTAATGATGAAGCAATTGTATCGGTCCATATTGTAGATCTAGACAtccttgagctccaggagctcaataGGGACATCTTTTGGTAGCCATGACCTTGTTCTAGCCAAATAGCCTCCTTAATAGttaagttttagtgttttggcTTCACTACATCAAAGacacacgtaaagttagcaactttacgtgttcagatagTCTTAGAAaaccagatctattgtttggagcaaaggagaagctctgtgactcgaaattatgggaatgcacgtatggactcggcgagtctggga is a window of Lactuca sativa cultivar Salinas chromosome 1, Lsat_Salinas_v11, whole genome shotgun sequence DNA encoding:
- the LOC111900568 gene encoding tropinone reductase-like 3, with the translated sequence MEKSKIGRRFEGKVAIVTASTQGIGFAIAQRIGLEGGSVVISSRRQRNVDEALKKLKAQGIEVLGLVCHVSNAQQRKNLIDQTVQKYGKIDVIVSNAAANPSIDAILKTQEAALDKLWEINVKTSILLLKDASPHLREGSSIVFISSISAFQPPAGLAMYGVTKTALLGLTKALANEMAPHTRVNCVAPGFVPTHFAEYITSNEAMRKSLEEQTLLKRLGTTEDMAAATAFLASDDASYITGETIVVAGGMPSRL